From the genome of candidate division WOR-3 bacterium, one region includes:
- a CDS encoding glycosyltransferase: protein MKLLCVTPSYYPAFQFGGPIFAVHNLNKALVKKGVDVTVYTTNVGLDTKAENRNPKSEIYSVIDGVKVYYFTFVKFLEFLGTTGWQFSLPMARALNNNIKMFDIIYIVSTWNFPVALASYFCRKYKKPYIISPRGHLYNYVLQKKSWKKLPYYYLVLRRDLQNASAIHYTTEDEAEQSNSALGLKNKYFVIPNGIDLTASSNLKFKQNKSMQQIEQMEHDLITQLLNNLITRRIILFLGRIHWIKGLDILIPAYAKLLKEYNDLHLIIAGNDEAGYIKKVQNLLLKYNIQYLDLTDKFNQTYRINVTDETILCPESIFMRNTPQVTFTGMLTGSDKLEILSAADIFVLPSYSENFGMSVIEAMACGIPVVISNKVGIYREVEKNSAGIVVDANTESIYKGIKILLEDPKLRRDVAINGRKLVEKHYDIEKIAMRMIEVYNEILSLHKI from the coding sequence ATGAAACTCCTCTGTGTCACCCCCAGTTATTATCCTGCCTTTCAATTTGGCGGGCCAATATTTGCGGTTCATAACTTAAATAAGGCACTTGTAAAAAAGGGAGTTGATGTAACCGTTTATACTACCAATGTTGGGTTGGATACCAAAGCCGAGAACCGAAATCCGAAATCCGAAATTTATTCAGTCATTGATGGTGTAAAAGTGTATTATTTTACCTTCGTAAAATTCCTTGAATTTTTGGGCACCACCGGCTGGCAATTTTCATTGCCAATGGCAAGAGCATTAAATAATAATATAAAAATGTTTGATATTATTTATATTGTCTCCACCTGGAATTTTCCTGTTGCCTTAGCATCGTATTTTTGCAGAAAATATAAAAAACCTTATATTATTTCTCCCAGGGGTCATCTTTACAATTATGTTCTCCAAAAAAAATCCTGGAAAAAATTACCCTACTATTATCTTGTGTTAAGAAGAGATTTACAAAATGCATCTGCCATTCACTATACCACCGAAGATGAAGCAGAACAAAGCAACAGCGCCCTTGGCTTAAAAAACAAATATTTCGTCATTCCTAATGGCATTGATTTAACGGCAAGCAGCAATCTTAAATTCAAACAAAACAAATCTATGCAACAAATAGAACAAATGGAACACGATTTAATTACTCAATTACTCAATAACTTAATAACCAGGCGGATTATCCTCTTCCTCGGCCGCATTCACTGGATAAAGGGTTTAGATATTTTAATTCCAGCTTATGCGAAATTGCTTAAAGAATATAACGATTTGCATTTAATTATCGCCGGGAATGATGAGGCTGGGTATATTAAAAAAGTCCAGAACTTACTCCTGAAATACAATATTCAATATCTTGATTTAACAGATAAATTCAATCAAACTTATAGAATAAATGTCACCGATGAAACTATTTTGTGTCCTGAATCCATCTTCATGCGTAACACACCTCAAGTAACATTTACGGGAATGCTCACGGGAAGCGATAAACTTGAAATTCTTTCCGCTGCGGACATCTTTGTTTTGCCGTCTTATTCTGAGAACTTCGGTATGTCCGTTATTGAAGCCATGGCTTGTGGCATTCCTGTAGTAATATCAAATAAAGTTGGGATTTATAGAGAAGTTGAAAAAAACAGCGCCGGCATTGTTGTTGATGCAAACACTGAAAGTATCTATAAAGGGATAAAAATTCTTCTCGAAGATCCCAAGTTAAGGAGAGATGTAGCTATTAATGGAAGAAAACTTGTTGAAAAGCATTATGATATTGAAAAAATAGCGATGAGAATGATCGAAGTATATAACGAAATTTTATCGTTGCACAAAATATAA
- a CDS encoding glycosyltransferase family 2 protein yields the protein MSKLPISVIILTYNEEKNIEECLKSVYGWVEEIFIVDSYSTDKTLEIAKKYTDKIYQHEFETHTKQWQWALKTLPVISDWIFGLDADQRVSIELKRELESLFSNNLTDVDGVYVSRRQIFLGRWIKYGGYYPKYLLKIFKKDKVFFDESDYVDHHFYVKGKTIILKSDIIEDNVKERDSSFWLKKHIKYAELHAMEFLMPLNKKINPSFAGSPDERTLFLKNIYQRLPLFIRPFLYFFHRYFFRLGFLDGKEGLIFHFLQGFWYRFLVDAKIYEIEKRARVENRPIQEIINEFLMSMKQERGQEKIENR from the coding sequence ATGTCTAAGCTCCCCATTTCTGTTATTATCCTTACCTACAACGAAGAAAAAAATATAGAAGAATGCCTTAAAAGTGTTTATGGGTGGGTGGAGGAGATTTTTATTGTGGATTCTTATTCTACCGATAAAACACTGGAGATTGCTAAAAAATATACCGACAAAATTTATCAGCATGAGTTTGAAACGCATACAAAACAGTGGCAATGGGCACTTAAAACTTTGCCGGTAATATCTGACTGGATCTTTGGTCTTGATGCAGACCAGCGCGTTTCTATTGAATTGAAAAGAGAATTGGAATCATTATTTTCTAATAACTTAACAGATGTTGATGGCGTTTATGTGTCAAGGAGACAAATATTCTTAGGCAGATGGATTAAATATGGGGGTTACTATCCGAAATATCTATTAAAAATATTCAAGAAAGATAAAGTTTTTTTTGATGAATCTGATTATGTGGATCATCACTTTTATGTCAAAGGTAAAACAATTATACTCAAAAGTGATATAATTGAAGATAATGTAAAAGAACGGGATTCATCGTTCTGGTTGAAAAAACATATCAAATATGCCGAACTTCATGCAATGGAATTTTTGATGCCCCTTAATAAGAAAATCAATCCATCTTTCGCTGGCTCTCCGGACGAAAGAACATTATTTTTGAAAAATATATATCAGAGATTGCCACTTTTTATCCGTCCCTTTCTATATTTCTTCCACCGCTATTTCTTCCGCCTCGGCTTCCTTGATGGCAAGGAAGGGCTTATTTTCCATTTCCTACAGGGCTTCTGGTATCGGTTTCTTGTTGATGCCAAGATTTATGAGATTGAAAAACGGGCGAGGGTGGAAAATCGCCCTATTCAAGAAATTATCAATGAATTTCTTATGAGTATGAAGCAGGAAAGGGGTCAGGAGAAGATAGAAAATCGTTAA
- a CDS encoding carbamoyltransferase C-terminal domain-containing protein encodes MKHNIILGLNAYHGDSSACIIKDGKLIAAVEEERFRRIKHWAGFPAEAIKYCLSEAKVKIEDIDYIAINRNPKVHFIKKALFALSGSLSPKLVIDRLKNAARVQGIKQVLARELGVDEKNIRAEFYNVEHHIAHLASTFLVSPFKKSAIVSVDGFGDFVGAMWGIGEDKKIKVMDKVFFPHSLGLYYLAFTQYLGFPKYGDEYKVMGLAAYGKPVEIDKMRKIVKLNNNGKFELNLDYFVHHTEGATMTWDGGEPVLGPVFSKKMEQEFGKARKYGEKITSHHENVASSMQAMYEEAFFNLLNYVYEKTKIPVLCLAGGCAMNSVANGKIFDRTPFKEVFIQPAAGDAGGALGAAYYVYNHILENERNFVLKNAYWGPHFEDFEIEQLINKTIKQLNNCLIVKVSNIDELCQKTAKYIAEGNVVGWFQGRMEWGPRALGNRSILVDPRRPEMKDILNARIKRREPFRPFAPSILLEKVGEYFEKDYPDPFMIKVYPIKQEKRAVIPAVTHIDGTGRLQTVSKDENPLYWKLIKEFEKLTSVPVLLNTSFNENEPIVCKPEEALDCFLRTKMDILVLGKFIIKKNQ; translated from the coding sequence ATGAAACATAATATTATCCTCGGTCTGAATGCCTATCACGGCGATTCCTCAGCCTGCATTATAAAAGACGGCAAGTTAATCGCTGCCGTGGAGGAAGAACGCTTTCGCAGAATTAAACACTGGGCAGGATTTCCTGCCGAGGCAATAAAATATTGTCTTTCAGAGGCAAAAGTTAAAATAGAGGATATTGATTATATCGCAATCAATCGAAACCCGAAAGTCCATTTTATCAAAAAGGCATTGTTTGCGCTCAGTGGCAGTTTATCACCTAAACTTGTTATTGATCGGCTAAAAAATGCCGCTCGGGTTCAGGGTATTAAACAAGTATTAGCAAGGGAACTCGGTGTTGATGAGAAAAATATCAGGGCGGAATTTTATAATGTTGAGCATCATATTGCCCATCTGGCAAGTACTTTTTTAGTCTCCCCATTCAAGAAGTCCGCTATTGTTTCAGTAGATGGTTTTGGTGATTTTGTCGGTGCGATGTGGGGTATAGGCGAGGATAAAAAGATTAAGGTTATGGACAAGGTATTCTTCCCTCATTCGCTTGGTCTATATTATCTTGCCTTTACTCAATATCTTGGTTTTCCCAAATATGGGGACGAATATAAAGTTATGGGCCTTGCCGCTTATGGCAAACCAGTAGAAATTGATAAAATGAGAAAGATTGTGAAATTGAATAACAATGGTAAATTTGAACTGAATCTTGATTACTTCGTCCATCATACCGAAGGGGCTACAATGACCTGGGATGGAGGAGAGCCTGTATTGGGTCCGGTTTTTTCTAAAAAGATGGAGCAGGAATTTGGTAAGGCGCGCAAGTATGGTGAAAAGATTACTTCCCATCATGAAAATGTTGCCTCAAGTATGCAAGCAATGTATGAAGAGGCATTTTTTAATCTCCTGAATTATGTTTATGAAAAGACAAAGATTCCGGTCTTATGTCTTGCTGGTGGCTGTGCAATGAATAGCGTTGCTAATGGCAAAATTTTTGATAGAACCCCATTTAAAGAGGTTTTTATACAACCTGCAGCAGGTGATGCAGGTGGTGCGCTCGGAGCTGCATATTATGTTTATAACCATATCTTAGAAAATGAACGTAACTTTGTATTAAAAAATGCCTACTGGGGTCCACATTTTGAGGATTTTGAAATTGAACAATTGATCAATAAGACAATTAAACAATTAAACAATTGTTTAATTGTAAAAGTGTCAAATATAGATGAACTGTGTCAGAAAACAGCAAAGTATATTGCAGAAGGCAATGTGGTAGGCTGGTTTCAGGGAAGAATGGAGTGGGGTCCCAGGGCATTAGGTAATAGAAGCATTCTGGTGGACCCGAGAAGACCGGAGATGAAGGATATACTCAACGCCCGCATCAAAAGGCGCGAACCATTCCGTCCGTTTGCGCCATCAATCTTATTGGAAAAGGTTGGGGAATATTTTGAAAAAGATTATCCAGATCCGTTTATGATAAAGGTATACCCAATAAAGCAAGAGAAACGAGCCGTTATCCCGGCAGTTACACATATAGACGGGACCGGTAGATTGCAAACAGTGAGCAAAGATGAAAATCCGCTATACTGGAAATTGATAAAAGAATTTGAAAAACTTACCAGTGTCCCGGTTTTATTGAATACCTCTTTTAATGAGAACGAACCGATAGTATGCAAACCCGAGGAGGCACTTGATTGCTTCCTGCGCACGAAAATGGATATTCTGGTCCTGGGTAAGTTCATAATCAAAAAGAACCAATAA